In Amaranthus tricolor cultivar Red isolate AtriRed21 chromosome 3, ASM2621246v1, whole genome shotgun sequence, a single window of DNA contains:
- the LOC130808273 gene encoding uncharacterized protein LOC130808273, producing the protein MVLQTLREHKLYVKLSKCEFWLEKVSFLGHFVSKEGVSIDPAKIEAKRLTTAPVLTLPDPMSDYTVYSDASKKGLGCVLMQDHKVITYASRQLKTHECRIFTDHQSLKYLYTQSDLNMRQRRWLELMTDYDLEFVYHEGRANLVADALSRKSSHTLAALGEVEELSRELAKLKLEVIREGKLQHSLSALAIQLSFFEEILNSQDKDPKLVKIKDQARERKAEGFFVHEDGSLRFKGRWCLPTGEPTLKKRILDEAYTSKFSVHPWGDKIRLRASIDDRVVCFNPWRYWCGSGMIYQWTLLWGCLERCRLARAYIKYVVRFHGVPRTIVSDRDTHYLTHFWKTLQQAMGTTLLHSTSFHPQTDGQTERTNKILEDMLRAIAIEWQGSWDEHLDLVEFSYNNSYQETIQMASFEALDRMKAAQDRQKSYANLKRCPEEFEVGEQVLLRVSLMLGVVRFGTCGKLSPRFIGPYEILERVGKLAYRLTLPNSLEKVHDVFHVSQLKRYLAAASHVLDLETVELDETLSYTEQPVRILDTKVRSTR; encoded by the exons ATGGTGTTGCAGACTCTTCGAGAACATAAGTTGTATGTGAAgttgtcaaagtgtgaattttggttggagAAGGTGTCTTTTTTAGGTCACTTCGTGTCTAAGGAGGGTGTTTCGATAGATCCAGCAAAGATAGAGGCG AAAAGATTAACTACAGCCCCTGTTCTTACTTTGCCTGACCCTATGTCGGATTATACGGTTTACAGTGATGCGTCAAAGAAGGGTTTAGGATGTGTGCTGATGCAAGATCATAAAGTGATCACGTATGCTTCACGACAATTGAAGACACACGAG TGCAGAATCTTcactgatcatcagagtttGAAATATCTTTACACCCAGAGTGACCTGAACATGCGACAGCGCCGGTGGTTGGAATTGATGACcgattatgatttggagttcGTTTATCATGAGGGGCGAGCTAATTTGGTTgcagatgccttaagccgaaaaTCTAGTCATACGCTGGCTGCTTTGGGGGAAGTCGAGGAGTTAAGTCGAGAACTTGCCAAATTGAAGTTGGAGGTCATTCGGGAAGGCAAATTGCAACATTCCTTGAGCGCGTTGGCTATACAACTCTCGTTTTTCGAGGAAATTCTGAATTCACAAGATAAGGATCCTAAACTTGTGAAGATAAAGGATCAAGCTCGTGAGAGAAAAGCGGAGGGATTTTTCGTTCATGAGGATGGAAGTTTGAGGTTCAAAGGTCGATGGTGTTTGCCGACGGGAGAACCGACCTTGAAGAAACGTATCTTGGATGAAGCTTATACGTCGAAATTCTCCGTTCACCCTTGGGGTGATAAGAT AAGGTTAAGAGCGAGCATAGACGACCGAGTGGTTTGCTTCAACCCTTGGAGATACTGgtgtggaagtgggatgatatatCAATGGACTTTATTGTGGGGCTGCCTCGAACGCTGTCGG TTGGCTCGTGCTTATATCAAGTATGTTGTACGATTTCATGGGGTACCCCGTACAATTGTGTCAGATAGGGATACTCATTATCTAACACATTTCTGGAAGACTTTACAACAGGCCATGGGGACTACACTATTGcatagtacgtcttttcacccGCAAACTGATGGACAAACGGAGAGGACAAATAAGATTTTAGAGGACATGTTACGCGCTATTGCCATAGAATGGCAAGGGTCGTGGGATGAGCATTTAGATCTGGTAGAGTTTTCTTATAACAATAGCTATCAGGAAACAATCCAGATGGCTTCATTTGAAGCTTT GGATAGGATGAAGGCGGCACAGGAtcgtcaaaagtcttatgcCAATTTGAAACGATGTCCAGAAGAGTTTGAAGTAGGGGAACAAGTATTGTTAAGGGTATCGCTGATGCTTGGGGTGGTTCGTTTTGGTACTTGTGGAAAATTAAGTCCTCGGTTCATTGGCCCTTATGAAATTTTGGAACGAGTGGGTAAGCTGGCCTATCGATTAACCCTCCCCAACTCTTTGGAGAAAGTTCATGATGTGTTCCATGTCTCCCAACTAAAAAGATACCTTGCTGCGGCATCGCATGTTTTGGATCTTGAGACCGTGGAGCTTGATGAGACTTTATCTTATACAGAACAACCTGTTCGCATCCTAGATACAAAAGTCCGTAGTACTCGCTGA